The Halalkalicoccus sp. CG83 genomic sequence AGTCTACCTTCGGTCTGATCTGGATCGGACAGCTGATCTCGTTGGATTCGCTGAACTGGAACGGGTTGGATTCCAGGCAGATGAAATGTATCGAAATACGCAACTCGGTGAATATCAAGCGACGGTTCGGATGTTCGAATATGGCTATCTTACACGCGTCATTTACGATCGCTGTGGTGTCTGGGTAACGACTGACTCAATGTCGATAGATCGGTTCGAAGAACTCTTCGCTGCTCTCAAACCAACCCTCGCAGAACATGCAGCTTGACCCGATGACGAAACAGACCATGTACCCCTGACTTGAGCAGGCGCGGATTCGCATGAAGAGATAACCCCGAGATGGAGGCACCGTAAAGAGGTCGTAGGCAGTGAAGCAGGCCGCGGACAATCACAACTGGACATACGTAGACGGCGTCGTAGACGGGTTCTGTGGACACGGATACTGTCGCGGCGGCGAGCGATACTTCGTTACCTCTTCCGAATCGTGCCAGACGCAGGGTGACTTCGAGGGTACTATGCACCCCGATAAGAAGGGGCAGCAAGTGTACGCTGACCGGATCGCTGCTGCCCTACGAGACGAAGTCTTTCATCCATCGCCAAAGGTTCGTGACCACAGATCACGGAGTGACGACGGAGACGAAAGCGATCGACGGTCGCGGACTCGTCACCGCGATGAGGAGCGCGACGATCGAGAGTCGAGGGACCGTCAACGGACGGGGGCTCGGCGACGGGGTAAGGGAGCGAGTGGCCGAGCCAAAGGTCGTCATGGCAACGTTCACGACCACCGTAAGCAGCGCCGGTGAGATCGATGCTCAAGACGCGACATGTTGAAAAAGGCGACTGGCGGACGCTTGAGTGGTTCTGGAATGCAAGCGGAACAGCCTTCTTTCGACAACCGGCCGATGCACAGATCAAGGTTCGGTATGGATTCGGTTTCTTCGGCACTAACGGGCAAGAACAAACGCTCGACGGATCTAACTACAAGAAATTGGTGGTTGGTGGGACATCTATCACCCGAGATCGGATGCAAATTAAAGTCCCACGGAATACCGATATTAGGTACGAGGTTCACGGTGGTGGGGTCTCGTTCGATGTCCCGGAGATTCCGTTCTGAGTATTGATTCCGATAGTTACATCCCGTCGATGGATCCGAAATATCTCGCCCACTGGTGTGCGTTTGTCTGTCCTCACGAACAAACCGTCCGATGAGCGATTTACCCAGTACCCTCCTCTGAAACCCGTGCTGAGATTTGAGGCATTCGTCTCCGTTTCGACTGAATACAGCCGAAACCATAGCTTTCAGTCAGACGCTTGGCTTGCACTTTGGGACTTTGTGCAACACTAGTAGCTCAAAAAGGGCAGCTGTTGCACAAGGTAGTTAGTTCTGCCCACAGGTGAGTGTAATTGTACGGTAGTCTTCTCGGGCTCTGGATGGTCGCCAAGAGCGGGTGGAGGGGCACTTACTATAGTTTGTTACACTCTGATAATGGTTTAAGAGATAGCACGTGATGGTGTCACTCAGGATGGTACAATGAGTGCAGCTAGACCAAGTACGGCGAGCCTTGTAGAAGTGGTTGACCGGATTCTGAATAAGGGAGTTGTGGTCGATCTTTGGGCTCGCCTTTCGGTCGCGGGGATTGAAATCATCACTGTTGAGGTTCGTCTCACTGGTGGTTCCGTCGAGACGTTTCTCCACTACGCGAGAACGGTCACGGAACTCGACATTGCTGAGTAGTGGTAGCTCTCGAGGTCTGTGTCGTTATGTCGGTATTCGCTAAACTCGATGCTGAAGAGATTCAACTGCTTGCCAGGACAGGGTGATGGATGCGTTATTTAGTATCCGCTTGGTTCGCCGACGTCACTGTCCCATGAGCGAAATTCTCAGAGACGTTCGTGATGTCAATCGTGACCTCGTCGCCGACCTCGGTGTTCGGAACGATGATAACGTAGCCGCGTTCAACCTTGGCGATTCCATCTCCCTGTTGTCCGATCGCCTCAATTCCGACCACGCGGACGTCGCCCATCTGAACCGGCGGTTTCGGATCGGCCTATGGCTGGCCGAATTCGTTCTTTGCTGTCAACGTAGAGATCAGTGCGACTTTGTACGTCTCACCATGCTGTAAATCTCCCTGGTGGAGTTCACGACTGGGGATCTCAATAACGTATGAGTCGTTCTGTTCCTCGAGTTCGGTTTCGAATTCACCAGCAAGCTCGTCGAGGGTCTGATCAACGAGATCGGAGTGGTCGTGAATGA encodes the following:
- a CDS encoding DUF7522 family protein — encoded protein: MSDDGLESAFTDELISVCRTGVGDELRSITYFTDDTVEQVYLRSDLDRTADLVGFAELERVGFQADEMYRNTQLGEYQATVRMFEYGYLTRVIYDRCGVWVTTDSMSIDRFEELFAALKPTLAEHAA
- the gvpJ gene encoding gas vesicle protein GvpJ, whose product is MSAARPSTASLVEVVDRILNKGVVVDLWARLSVAGIEIITVEVRLTGGSVETFLHYARTVTELDIAE